A single region of the Duganella sp. BuS-21 genome encodes:
- a CDS encoding ankyrin repeat domain-containing protein: MRAARRLAVLALGLGLASLTTPALADKAAEQLRDETVEFFRAAQLDGASRVAQAIARGVNPNVRDANGETGLIVAMRYEAPKVAQLLMNQPGIDLEAKAPNGNTALMMAAFRQNKTALLELIKRGAQVNQKGWTALHYAAAAGSVEITTILLDKHAYIDAETPSGMTPLMIAAREGQEDVVALLLDQGADATLKDGGFHLTAAEFATKADKPWIAKTINAFLAKK, encoded by the coding sequence TTGCGGTGTTGGCGCTGGGCCTCGGCCTGGCCTCTCTGACTACGCCGGCGCTGGCCGACAAAGCAGCCGAACAGCTGCGCGATGAAACAGTAGAGTTCTTCCGCGCCGCGCAACTGGACGGCGCCAGCCGCGTGGCGCAAGCGATTGCGCGCGGCGTCAATCCCAACGTGCGCGACGCCAACGGCGAAACCGGCCTGATCGTCGCCATGCGCTACGAAGCGCCGAAGGTCGCCCAGCTGCTCATGAATCAACCCGGCATCGACCTCGAAGCCAAGGCGCCGAACGGCAACACGGCCTTGATGATGGCAGCCTTCCGCCAGAACAAGACGGCGCTGCTGGAACTGATCAAGCGCGGCGCCCAGGTCAATCAGAAAGGCTGGACCGCATTACATTACGCGGCCGCCGCTGGCAGCGTGGAAATCACCACCATCCTGCTCGACAAGCACGCCTACATCGACGCCGAAACACCGTCCGGCATGACGCCGCTGATGATCGCCGCCCGCGAAGGCCAGGAAGACGTGGTCGCACTTCTGCTCGACCAGGGCGCCGACGCCACGCTGAAAGACGGCGGCTTCCACCTCACCGCCGCCGAATTCGCCACCAAGGCCGACAAGCCCTGGATCGCCAAAACCATCAACGCCTTCCTTGCGAAGAAGTAA